Genomic segment of Mycolicibacterium sarraceniae:
TCGGACAGCGCCCTGCGCGGCGAGGTGCCCTCCATGACGTCCTGCCCGATCTGCTCGAGCGCGTCACGCAGATCCACCGGCGGCGCCAGTGGATCCGGGCCCCCGGTATAGGCCGAATATCGTAAGTCGTGACCGTGCGGTCGTTTAGCCATAGACGGTTTCGCCTTCTCCCGTCACCTTATCGATACGCTTGGCCAAATACAGTGCCTCCAGCGCCAATTCGAGCGCGGCGGCGCGTTCGCCCTCGGTCTCTGCCTCCAGCCGGTCGGCGATCGCCTCGATTACCGGCAGGTCGGGCAGGGCTGCCAGCACGTCCTTGGCCGACACCTGTTCACCGGTCGTCACGGCCGACCCACCCTCGACGGCGGCCACCAGCGGGCCGACATCGATGCCACCCAGCACCCGCTGCGCGGTGTCCGCGGTGGCCCGGCGCAGCAGGTGCTCAAGCACCGCCTGCTCGCGGCCCTCCTCGCCGGATTCGAACTCCAGCTTGCCGCGCAGCACGTCGATCACGGTGCCCAGATCGACCACCCGGGCGACCGGTTCCTCCTCACCCAGCACCGCGCCGCGGTGCCGGGCCGAGGCCGCGACGGTCTCGGCGGCCGCGATCGCAAACCGCGCCGACACCCCGGAGCGCTGGTCGATGGAGGTCGACTCCCGCAGGTAGCGCGCGAAGCGGGCAACGATGTGCACCAGGTAGGTCGGAACCTGCGCTGACAGGTGCGCTTCCTGGGTGATGACGCCGACCTCGGCGTCGAGTTCGCGCGGGTAGTGCGTGCGGATTTCGGCACCGAACCGGTCCTTCAGCGGGGTGATGATGCGTCCGCGGTTCGTGTAGTCCTCCGGGTTGGCGCTGGCAACCACGAGCACGTCCAGCGGCAGCCGCAGCGTGTACCCGCGTACCTGGATATCGCGCTCCTCCATCACGTTGAGCATCGAGACTTGAATGCGCTCGGCCAGGTCGGGCAGCTCGTTGACGGCGACGATGCCGCGGTGCGCCCGCGGGATCAGGCCATAGGCGATGGTTTCGGGATCACCAAGAGACCGCCCTTCGGCCACCTTGATCGGGTCGATATCACCGACCAGGTCCGCGACGCTGGTGTCCGGGGTGGCCAGCTTCTCGGTATAGCGCTGGGTGCGGTGCCGCCATTCGACCGGCAGGGCATC
This window contains:
- a CDS encoding sigma 54-interacting transcriptional regulator, translated to MTSPDNLPRTRGELRASGHRARTVKQEIRENLLTALAEGDDVWPGIFGFEDTVLPQLERALIAGHDFVLLGERGQGKTRLLRSLQNLLDEWTPVIAGSELGEHPYTPITPQSIRRAADSGDALPVEWRHRTQRYTEKLATPDTSVADLVGDIDPIKVAEGRSLGDPETIAYGLIPRAHRGIVAVNELPDLAERIQVSMLNVMEERDIQVRGYTLRLPLDVLVVASANPEDYTNRGRIITPLKDRFGAEIRTHYPRELDAEVGVITQEAHLSAQVPTYLVHIVARFARYLRESTSIDQRSGVSARFAIAAAETVAASARHRGAVLGEEEPVARVVDLGTVIDVLRGKLEFESGEEGREQAVLEHLLRRATADTAQRVLGGIDVGPLVAAVEGGSAVTTGEQVSAKDVLAALPDLPVIEAIADRLEAETEGERAAALELALEALYLAKRIDKVTGEGETVYG